From a single Apium graveolens cultivar Ventura chromosome 2, ASM990537v1, whole genome shotgun sequence genomic region:
- the LOC141707641 gene encoding long-chain-alcohol oxidase FAO2 has product MGGGRNGSNDGNVMPHHVLLRGGKRESGYSHGFSLSQIQTLSSIFQAFMPFHLSSTNSTGPQPPLADEVAETMKKTLLPQATILIKLTLSLLSTRLGTLLLCGFVCLDRSWPFIIRFSELPLKKREEILLKWSSQTNFPLPLRLVFALLKAFCCYTAFSWTDENSKNPAYEAIGYHVGNEENVTSTQKERPLENGIIESKDCNGSSFLESLKQKDLEVTEDATSFRIKCDVVIVGSGCGGGVAAALLASSGQKVVVLEKGNYFVAQDYSLMEGPSNNELYVKGGLLSSDDGRVVIKAGSTVGGGTAVNWCATLRTPDDVLKDWSESQKLPLFGSSEYQDAMDVVSKRLGVTYGCPEEGFSNKVIRKGCENLGLKVERIPRNSPEDHYCGSCSYGCTKGLKRGADTTWLVDAVQNGAVILTGVKAERFVLGEDNNGGGKKRCSGVMANVVGKNITKKLQIEARITVSSCGALSTPPLMISSGLKNKNIGRNLHLHPVIFAWGYFPEHTSTIGGKSYEGGILTTLHKVESADSKVQSIIEAAATGPATFAAIYPWTSGLDMKDKMEKFARTAVLFSLVRDQSSGEVRSEGRVSYDINEQDEENLKQGLRRVLRIMIEAGAVEVGTFRNDGQRMKCEGIKSEDVEEFLDGVAADGGPKSNREHWAVYASAHQMGSCKMGANDEVGAVDEYGESWEAKGLFVIDGSVLPSAVGVNPMLTIYSTAYCISKKLAESMKKEETII; this is encoded by the exons GTAGCGGAGACAATGAAGAAGACACTATTACCACAAGCTACGATCTTGATAAAATTAACACTCAGCTTGCTTTCAACAAGACTGGGAACTTTATTGCTCTGTGGATTTGTGTGTCTGGACCGGAGTTGGCCATTCATTATCAGGTTTTCCGAATTACCATTGAAGAAAAGAGAGGAGATTCTCTTGAAATGGTCATCGCAAACCAATTTTCCGCTGCCACTGCGCTTGGTATTTGCCCTGTTAAAGGCCTTCTGCTGCTACACTGCTTTCTCTTGG ACCgatgaaaattccaaaaatccaGCATATGAGGCAATTGGATACCATGTAGGTAATGAAGAAAATGTAACCAGCACACAAAAGGAGAGACCTCTTGAAAATGGTATTATAGAATCCAAGGATTGTAATGGCTCAAGTTTCTTGGAGTCTCTTAAACAGAAAGACCTAGAAGTGACTGAAGACGCAACGTCGTTTCGGATCAAATGTGATGTTGTGATTGTAGGTTCTGGTTGTGGAGGAGGAGTTGCAGCTGCACTGCTTGCAAGTTCTGGTCAAAAGGTAGTGGTTCTTGAAAAAGGGAACTATTTTGTGGCTCAAGACTACTCTCTGATGGAAGGACCATCAAATAATGAGCTATATGTAAAGGGAGGTTTGTTATCATCAGATGATGGTAGAGTTGTTATAAAAGCAGGATCAACAGTTGGAGGTGGGACAGCTGTGAATTGGTGCGCTACTCTTAGGACACCGGATGATGTGCTTAAGGATTGGTCCGAGTCTCAGAAGCTTCCATTGTTTGGAAGCTCCGAGTATCAAGATGCAATGGATGTTGTGAGTAAGAGGCTTGGTGTGACATATGGTTGTCCAGAGGAAGGGTTTTCAAATAAAGTTATTCGAAAAGGGTGTGAAAATCTTGGGTTGAAGGTTGAGAGGATTCCTAGAAATTCACCAGAAGATCATTATTGTGGTTCTTGTTCTTATGGTTGTACGAAAGGACTTAAAAGGGGGGCCGATACTACATGGCTTGTGGATGCTGTTCAAAATGGTGCAGTGATTTTAACTGGTGTAAAAGCTGAGAGATTTGTATTAGGGGAAGACAATAATGGTGGTGGTAAAAAGAGATGCTCAGGAGTCATGGCCAATGTTGTTGGCAAGAACATAACTAAGAAACTGCAAATTGAGGCTCGCATAACAGTTTCTTCTTGTGGAGCTCTTTCAACACCACCGCTGATGATTTCAAGTGGATTGAAAAACAAAAATATTGGTaggaatcttcatcttcatccTGTCATATTTGCTTGGGGCTATTTCCCGGAACATACTTCAACAATTGGAGGGAAGAGTTATGAAGGCGGGATTCTTACTACACTTCACAAGGTGGAGTCTGCGGATTCCAAAGTTCAATCTATCATTGAAGCTGCTGCAACAGGACCTGCAACATTTGCTGCAATATATCCTTGGACTTCCGGGCTTGACATGAAAGATAAGATGGAAAAATTTGCAAGAACTGCAGTTTTATTCAGTCTAGTGAGGGATCAAAGTTCAGGGGAAGTGAGATCAGAAGGTAGGGTTTCGTATGATATTAACGAGCAGGATGAAGAAAATCTTAAACAAGGACTGCGACGAGTCTTAAGAATTATGATTGAAGCAGGAGCTGTTGAAGTAGGCACTTTTCGGAATGATGGGCAGAGGATGAAATGTGAAGGGATTAAAAGTGAAGATGTGGAGGAGTTCCTGGATGGCGTGGCAGCGGACGGAGGGCCAAAGTCGAACAGAGAACATTGGGCTGTATATGCATCTGCACATCAAATGGGGAGTTGCAAAATGGGTGCCAATGATGAAGTAGGTGCAGTCGATGAATATGGAGAAAGTTGGGAAGCAAAGGGCTTGTTTGTTATTGATGGAAGTGTATTGCCAAGTGCAGTTGGAGTTAATCCTATGCTTACTATTTATTCTACTGCTTACTGCATCTCTAAAAAGCTGGCGGAGTCGATGAAGAAAGAAGAAACgataatataa